One genomic window of Geoanaerobacter pelophilus includes the following:
- a CDS encoding methyltransferase domain-containing protein — MRLFLERLLRCPNTKATLTKLVFVEVDGETIDGVFIGPNGFAYPIVNGIPRMLPDAFDLFPEFVLKYQNELNANGIEYRKVGSLSSAEHALKKRTQETFGYQWNQFPDMVEQNRKFFITNYSSVPEAFFKGKLGLDAGCGFGRHIYYSSECGATMIGLDYSAAIDAAAKVTNGKPNIHLVQGDIFNPPFADETFDFFYSFGVLHHLPDPLKGFCSLLPKVKRGGSAFVWLYGKQRKVLNGILEAMRFFSKRLPMSVLKPIALVLAVVDYYCVILPYKVVSTIFPIEKIFPVFKTGRFSIYTKLPFKITYADWFDRLSPPLRYYYDEHDLNEWVVAGNLKNERIQATGKFGWKLYGERE, encoded by the coding sequence ATGAGATTATTTCTTGAACGGTTACTTAGATGTCCAAATACAAAGGCCACTTTAACAAAATTGGTATTTGTTGAAGTTGATGGTGAAACTATCGATGGAGTTTTTATTGGGCCAAATGGTTTTGCTTATCCAATTGTAAATGGTATACCTCGTATGCTTCCTGATGCCTTCGACTTGTTTCCTGAGTTTGTACTCAAGTATCAAAATGAATTAAATGCCAATGGTATCGAGTATCGCAAAGTCGGTTCCCTATCTAGTGCCGAACATGCTTTAAAGAAGAGAACTCAGGAAACATTTGGGTATCAATGGAATCAGTTCCCGGACATGGTGGAGCAGAACCGTAAATTTTTTATTACGAACTATAGTTCTGTTCCTGAAGCCTTTTTTAAAGGAAAACTTGGTCTTGATGCTGGCTGTGGCTTTGGTCGCCATATATATTATTCAAGTGAATGTGGCGCTACAATGATAGGTCTAGATTACAGCGCCGCAATCGATGCTGCAGCTAAAGTAACAAACGGAAAGCCTAATATTCACTTGGTTCAGGGTGATATATTTAACCCGCCTTTTGCTGATGAAACCTTTGATTTCTTTTATAGCTTTGGTGTATTACATCATTTGCCTGACCCTTTAAAAGGTTTTTGTTCACTGCTACCAAAAGTCAAAAGAGGGGGATCTGCTTTTGTTTGGCTCTATGGTAAGCAACGCAAAGTACTGAATGGAATTCTTGAAGCGATGCGCTTTTTTTCAAAACGATTACCGATGTCTGTCCTCAAACCGATTGCTTTAGTGTTGGCAGTTGTTGATTATTATTGTGTCATTCTCCCTTACAAAGTAGTTTCAACCATATTCCCTATTGAGAAAATATTTCCTGTTTTCAAAACTGGACGCTTTTCGATTTATACGAAGCTTCCTTTTAAGATTACTTACGCAGATTGGTTTGACCGACTGTCACCACCTCTTCGTTATTATTATGATGAGCATGACCTTAATGAATGGGTTGTTGCCGGAAACCTAAAAAATGAACGAATTCAGGCAACTGGCAAATTCGGCTGGAAGCTTTATGGCGAAAGAGAATAA
- a CDS encoding glycosyltransferase family 2 protein — protein sequence MSSLHISVITPSYNQGNFIKETIDSVIAQNYDNYEHIVIDGLSADGTMDVLKEYPHLNVICEKDSGQSNALNKGFKMAQGDIIAWINSDDTYEPGTFQTVAQYFEEHPDCSVLFGDFHIIDVNGRKLHHRQCREFSLKELLQKGNSLVGQPAVFFRKSVLDTIGYLDESLHLGMDYDFFIRMRMKYDFRHISCYFANFRKHLDSKTIDGTLKDIEIGYKISKKFNGGRYLMLYINVLIRKIYYFNPTFGHGCNYFRYRMRK from the coding sequence ATGAGCTCATTGCATATTTCAGTCATTACACCATCGTATAATCAAGGTAATTTTATTAAGGAAACGATTGATTCTGTTATTGCTCAAAATTACGATAATTATGAGCATATTGTAATAGATGGCCTTTCAGCTGACGGCACCATGGATGTGTTGAAAGAATATCCTCATCTAAATGTAATTTGTGAAAAAGATAGCGGACAATCTAATGCACTTAACAAAGGTTTCAAAATGGCACAAGGCGATATTATCGCCTGGATCAACTCTGATGACACATATGAACCTGGAACTTTTCAAACTGTAGCGCAATATTTCGAAGAGCACCCTGACTGTAGCGTACTGTTTGGTGATTTTCACATTATTGATGTAAATGGCAGGAAGCTGCATCATAGGCAATGCCGGGAATTTTCTCTTAAAGAACTCCTCCAGAAAGGCAATTCTCTTGTTGGCCAACCCGCTGTTTTTTTTAGAAAATCGGTATTGGATACTATTGGTTACCTTGATGAATCCTTACATCTTGGTATGGATTATGATTTTTTTATCAGGATGCGGATGAAATATGATTTCCGCCATATCTCATGTTATTTTGCAAATTTCCGTAAGCACTTGGATTCAAAAACCATTGATGGCACATTGAAAGATATTGAGATCGGCTATAAAATTAGCAAAAAGTTTAATGGAGGAAGATATTTAATGTTATACATCAACGTACTGATAAGAAAGATATATTATTTCAATCCAACCTTTGGACATGGTTGTAATTATTTTAGATATAGGATGAGAAAATAA
- a CDS encoding class I SAM-dependent methyltransferase, whose protein sequence is MFDKLGEIRYRQITKLINSYNPVNKTILDLGAGNNAISNHISCNQAITIDAFADNNPDIVHDISKNIPLDNGIIDICIAGEIFEHIYHAKFLLEEIHRVLKPQGVLILSVPNIVAIKNRVSFLFGRIPMVAARADTFYTDGRPGHIRDFNLKEMKMLLQQTSFCVKQVLADGLSISGTTVLMPWMLPKTFQDSVIIAAVKSE, encoded by the coding sequence ATGTTTGATAAATTAGGCGAAATCAGGTATAGGCAAATTACTAAGTTAATTAATAGTTACAATCCAGTTAATAAAACAATATTAGATTTGGGGGCTGGCAATAACGCCATAAGCAATCATATATCATGCAATCAAGCGATTACTATCGATGCATTTGCTGATAACAATCCAGATATTGTCCATGATATCAGCAAAAATATTCCGCTTGATAATGGTATTATTGATATTTGTATTGCAGGAGAAATATTTGAACATATTTATCATGCTAAATTTCTTCTTGAAGAAATCCATAGAGTGCTTAAACCTCAAGGAGTTCTTATCCTGAGCGTACCTAATATAGTTGCTATTAAAAACAGAGTCTCTTTTTTGTTTGGTAGAATTCCGATGGTAGCAGCACGGGCTGATACTTTTTATACTGATGGGAGGCCGGGGCATATTAGAGATTTTAATCTCAAAGAAATGAAAATGTTACTACAGCAAACTTCATTTTGTGTGAAACAGGTTCTAGCAGATGGACTGTCTATTAGTGGAACAACTGTATTGATGCCGTGGATGCTTCCAAAGACATTTCAAGATAGCGTAATAATCGCTGCTGTAAAAAGTGAATAA
- a CDS encoding glycosyltransferase family 4 protein, producing the protein MKSQLNIILAPHATFERWQQVGLFDRQKKYFKKMASEFDVSIYSADTDDYSEKLGILHHFPKKLINRYGIRHIQFYQFILKQAPAMKGIIRVYGTSVPFLQTVKRKSNAKLVVSFHNDWGAGVKKDHPWTVAAVIGNRIQRSALCAADLVLATHEWLAIRAGEITPAPIAINPNFVDDSVFCYSNCKEPLIVFAGRIHWSKGIKYLIDAFAKIKVEFPSYRLIFAGEGEERPNFEAYIKSQQIKDVVFLGAVENNKLADLMRRAAIYVLPSVNMEGHPKALIEAMACGATPIVTDVPGNRDLVSDGKNGLLVKSKDTDSLYKALKQLCENVSFRQMLGQEAYNSTKKYDFNRVVNNEIQVIRNKC; encoded by the coding sequence ATGAAATCACAATTAAATATTATACTTGCACCTCATGCAACCTTTGAACGATGGCAGCAGGTTGGCCTTTTTGACCGGCAAAAGAAGTATTTTAAAAAAATGGCTTCAGAGTTTGATGTTTCAATATACTCAGCTGATACTGATGATTATTCAGAAAAACTGGGGATACTTCACCACTTTCCCAAGAAGCTAATTAACCGATATGGGATAAGGCACATTCAGTTTTACCAATTTATTCTGAAGCAGGCTCCAGCAATGAAAGGGATTATCCGCGTATATGGGACCTCAGTCCCTTTTCTCCAAACAGTTAAAAGAAAAAGTAATGCAAAACTGGTTGTAAGTTTCCATAATGATTGGGGCGCCGGTGTAAAAAAAGACCACCCATGGACCGTCGCTGCTGTAATTGGAAATCGAATTCAACGAAGTGCGCTTTGCGCCGCGGATCTAGTACTTGCAACCCATGAATGGCTAGCAATTCGAGCTGGCGAAATTACACCGGCTCCAATTGCCATTAATCCTAATTTTGTTGATGATTCAGTTTTCTGCTATTCGAATTGTAAAGAACCATTAATAGTTTTTGCTGGAAGAATTCATTGGTCAAAGGGAATTAAATATCTTATAGACGCATTTGCGAAAATTAAAGTTGAATTCCCTAGTTACCGTCTAATATTTGCTGGTGAAGGGGAAGAACGTCCTAACTTTGAAGCATATATAAAATCGCAACAGATAAAAGATGTAGTTTTTCTTGGAGCTGTTGAAAACAATAAACTTGCTGATCTTATGCGCCGAGCCGCGATATATGTATTACCTAGCGTAAATATGGAGGGGCATCCCAAAGCGCTCATCGAAGCAATGGCTTGTGGCGCTACTCCAATAGTTACTGACGTCCCTGGGAACAGAGATTTAGTGAGTGATGGCAAGAATGGTTTACTCGTAAAGTCTAAAGATACAGATAGTCTTTATAAAGCACTTAAGCAATTATGTGAGAATGTTTCGTTTAGGCAAATGCTCGGACAAGAGGCTTATAACAGCACAAAAAAATACGATTTCAATCGAGTAGTAAATAACGAAATTCAAGTAATTAGAAATAAATGCTAG
- the asnB gene encoding asparagine synthase (glutamine-hydrolyzing), whose translation MCGIVGIISDRETQLSSLEKMRDTLVHRGPDDYGTWTDSGELWVGLGHRRLSIIDLSQAARQPMISSGHKAVITYNGEIYNFKSIRDQLKSIGYNFISNSDTEVILNAYLEWGDSCVDHLRGMFAFAIWDLRKKRLLLARDRIGEKPLYYFFNGRDFVFASELKAIVAFPFFNKKVDMTAVADFMSFGYIPAPKSIWVDCYKLEPGTTLSYDPRTYRIEKRQYWDVDFTADFKTSRHDWVEGLQQKLREAVDLTMVSDVPIGAFLSGGVDSGSIVANMSVLSRDVATFTIGLENDLFSEVPFARKVADRYQTKHYEKILSPDNVAEIFDKMLWHFDEPFNDFSYFPTFYVSQEARSRVTVALSGDGGDELMAGYPKYTRLKNFEMLTKVVPRSIRCLTIDLAGALVGRRIKANRNFQRLKTTPELVLRDTVALVHAPEDLGGILHQDLRNYLHEYNPLSIVDDYLSNTKVDSWDIVSKARYLDMKMNLADDMLVKVDRASMANSLEVRPPILDYQFVEFASKIPSHFLTHGLHGGKHLFKKSLESTVPHENLYRAKRGFGFPLGIWFRSQLKPNIDALLRMEFCLYSKEYFQDILSKHLSGQINAQYQLHSILFLEMWSRKWLQ comes from the coding sequence ATGTGTGGTATCGTTGGGATCATATCAGATCGTGAAACACAACTTTCTAGCTTGGAGAAGATGCGCGATACACTTGTTCATCGCGGGCCGGATGATTATGGAACCTGGACTGATTCTGGAGAGCTGTGGGTCGGCTTAGGCCATCGGAGACTCTCGATTATTGACCTTTCGCAAGCTGCACGTCAACCTATGATCTCTTCAGGACATAAAGCGGTTATTACCTATAATGGTGAGATCTACAACTTCAAGAGCATCAGAGATCAGCTTAAAAGCATAGGCTATAATTTCATCTCAAATTCTGATACCGAAGTAATACTGAATGCGTATCTTGAATGGGGAGATTCCTGTGTTGATCACCTTAGAGGGATGTTTGCCTTTGCAATTTGGGATTTGCGTAAAAAGCGCTTATTGCTAGCACGGGATCGTATTGGAGAGAAACCGCTTTATTATTTTTTTAATGGGAGGGATTTTGTCTTTGCATCTGAACTGAAGGCAATTGTTGCGTTCCCGTTTTTTAATAAAAAGGTTGACATGACCGCTGTTGCGGACTTCATGTCCTTTGGTTATATACCAGCACCTAAATCGATCTGGGTCGATTGCTATAAGCTTGAACCAGGCACTACTCTTTCATATGATCCGCGGACGTATCGCATTGAGAAGAGGCAATACTGGGACGTGGACTTTACAGCTGACTTCAAAACATCGAGGCACGATTGGGTGGAGGGGCTGCAGCAAAAGCTACGAGAAGCTGTTGATCTTACTATGGTTAGCGATGTCCCGATTGGTGCTTTTTTGAGTGGTGGTGTTGATTCCGGGAGCATCGTTGCAAACATGAGTGTTCTTTCTCGAGATGTTGCTACTTTTACAATTGGCCTTGAAAATGACCTTTTTAGTGAGGTGCCTTTTGCTCGAAAGGTTGCAGACAGATACCAGACTAAGCATTACGAAAAAATCCTGTCTCCAGATAATGTTGCAGAAATCTTTGATAAGATGTTATGGCATTTCGACGAGCCATTCAACGATTTTTCTTATTTCCCGACGTTCTATGTTTCACAAGAGGCCCGCTCTAGGGTTACAGTTGCTCTTTCAGGAGACGGTGGCGACGAACTAATGGCTGGTTATCCAAAATATACTCGATTAAAAAATTTTGAGATGCTTACGAAGGTAGTTCCTCGTTCAATAAGGTGCTTGACTATTGATTTGGCAGGGGCCTTAGTTGGTCGGCGCATTAAAGCGAATAGGAATTTCCAGCGACTTAAAACTACTCCAGAGTTAGTGCTACGTGATACCGTGGCACTGGTACATGCACCTGAAGATTTGGGGGGGATTCTTCATCAGGATTTGCGCAATTATCTTCACGAATATAATCCGCTTTCAATTGTTGATGACTATCTTAGTAATACAAAAGTTGATTCATGGGATATTGTTTCTAAAGCAAGATACCTTGATATGAAGATGAATTTGGCAGACGATATGCTAGTAAAGGTTGACCGCGCAAGCATGGCAAATTCGCTGGAAGTTCGCCCGCCAATCCTTGATTACCAATTTGTAGAATTTGCCAGCAAAATTCCGTCACATTTCCTTACGCATGGGTTACATGGTGGTAAGCACCTATTCAAAAAGTCACTTGAATCCACGGTGCCTCATGAAAACCTTTATCGCGCCAAAAGAGGGTTCGGCTTTCCTCTTGGAATATGGTTTAGAAGCCAGCTTAAGCCCAATATTGATGCACTCTTGAGAATGGAATTCTGTTTGTATTCTAAAGAGTATTTTCAAGATATTTTATCGAAACATTTGTCAGGCCAGATAAACGCACAATATCAGCTTCACAGTATCCTTTTCCTTGAAATGTGGAGCAGAAAGTGGTTGCAATAA
- a CDS encoding O-antigen ligase family protein, whose product MRYVKYILSVYIVLIPFIEIYKSGFLASLIDTGYDNNKWVAYIDESIACVLLVLLIVCALLNKTTYQFRLIPKKALVAFVFLGLYSGIYNYNSILRTILGIADLLKYFIILLGFTMFCRCNEAVLKKVINCLYIIGAIASIMAIIDEAFLLIQKTDLLIQFYPETTNIVRFVRGQIWGAISIFGHHNGLGYFQAVLTTILIAELMTRSKPRSVSFCLLFLLFLIGLILSTSRSSIFAVIISSISLFTVRFYAGHAVVRRKTVASYVFILFGVFLAAFYLANSIEAETKALFEDQESTLRTMAAANALTIVTKSPLLGVGPGSYGGSVSFKLPSPIYENIYFPPKIFEFAEKIQSLDSFYSQIFAEYGIIGAFVFLWFIFSLSSHLKKQAMLSFNNGNKTVAAFRFATSGLFVSFYFLFMGGTLNSPLYGLLTCAIAGAALGAKFKIKCVYSTVSAT is encoded by the coding sequence ATGAGATATGTTAAATATATATTGTCTGTATATATCGTTCTTATACCATTTATTGAAATATATAAAAGTGGCTTTTTAGCTAGTCTTATAGATACTGGCTACGACAATAATAAATGGGTCGCATACATTGATGAAAGTATTGCATGTGTCTTGTTGGTGTTGTTAATAGTTTGTGCTCTTTTAAATAAAACAACTTATCAATTTAGGCTAATCCCTAAAAAAGCACTCGTTGCTTTTGTCTTCTTAGGTTTATACAGTGGTATTTACAATTACAATTCTATCTTGAGGACGATCTTGGGAATTGCTGACCTTTTGAAATATTTTATAATATTATTGGGTTTTACCATGTTTTGCAGGTGTAATGAGGCTGTGTTGAAAAAAGTTATTAATTGTCTGTATATAATCGGCGCCATCGCAAGTATAATGGCAATAATTGACGAAGCATTCTTACTAATTCAAAAAACAGATTTATTGATTCAGTTTTATCCGGAAACTACTAACATAGTTCGTTTTGTTAGAGGCCAGATCTGGGGTGCGATATCAATTTTCGGGCATCACAATGGGCTCGGTTATTTTCAGGCAGTTTTGACAACCATTTTGATTGCCGAATTAATGACACGGAGTAAGCCTCGTTCAGTTTCATTTTGTCTGCTTTTTTTATTGTTTTTAATTGGTCTTATACTTAGCACATCAAGATCATCAATATTTGCTGTAATTATCTCTTCAATATCGTTATTCACAGTTAGATTTTATGCTGGTCACGCAGTAGTGCGCAGAAAAACAGTAGCTTCCTATGTTTTCATTTTATTTGGAGTTTTTCTGGCGGCATTTTACCTTGCTAACTCAATCGAGGCTGAAACAAAAGCTTTATTTGAGGACCAAGAAAGTACATTACGCACAATGGCAGCGGCTAACGCATTGACTATAGTTACAAAATCACCTTTATTGGGGGTTGGTCCTGGAAGCTATGGCGGATCTGTTTCATTTAAGCTTCCTAGTCCAATATACGAAAACATCTATTTCCCTCCTAAGATATTCGAATTCGCGGAGAAAATACAATCGCTCGATTCCTTTTATTCTCAAATATTTGCTGAGTATGGAATTATTGGTGCTTTTGTTTTTTTATGGTTTATTTTTAGTCTGTCAAGTCATCTTAAAAAACAAGCCATGTTGTCCTTTAACAATGGCAATAAGACCGTGGCGGCGTTTCGTTTTGCCACAAGTGGCTTATTCGTTTCGTTTTACTTTTTATTCATGGGGGGTACTCTTAATAGCCCACTCTATGGATTGCTTACATGTGCCATTGCTGGCGCTGCGTTGGGTGCAAAGTTTAAAATTAAGTGCGTTTACTCCACTGTTTCAGCAACTTAA
- a CDS encoding lipid II flippase MurJ, translating into MKLGFFLKSAVTLNTIWATIFSGIGKSSAAIIPFFIAAWFIDQKQTDVFFYVNTLVMFFYGLFSITIEAISVPFFSKEKTHNNISVLFWRLTLSLTVVIFAVCTLIYLFFDPLFGYFSNFTAIQLDIAAELFIVLIPFIVFSVFNSILVSIFYVNNEFRLSSLSSGLRFFVALLSGYLLKSNFGIHSIAIGYSVGELLRAIIMLFNAHCMGFIRFTWPNFILTASEKQYFKHFLLNATGMIFIGLNPIITKSLASQFGPGGVSAIEYSERLGLLPSTLFGLGASNVLFVYWANTYNSDSLSNFKSKFYKSNFYICVAMIIIISIGVLFIDFYLPLILPPRLLGGTYDIKLLIILFMIINLPYILQANLARVQFIRQNQRYYVSVQIVSTLLYALMSFQLVKFLALKGLVLSWFITTLFLLLAYFYGFLILGKSNS; encoded by the coding sequence ATGAAATTGGGATTTTTTTTAAAATCAGCAGTAACTTTGAATACCATCTGGGCAACCATTTTTTCAGGCATAGGGAAATCAAGTGCTGCAATCATTCCTTTTTTTATCGCAGCCTGGTTTATTGACCAGAAGCAAACTGATGTCTTTTTTTACGTAAATACACTTGTTATGTTTTTTTACGGATTATTTTCGATTACTATTGAAGCCATTTCTGTCCCTTTTTTTTCTAAAGAGAAAACACATAACAACATTTCAGTTCTGTTTTGGAGGCTAACCTTATCATTAACAGTAGTCATATTTGCAGTTTGTACGCTAATTTATCTATTTTTCGATCCGTTGTTTGGATATTTTTCTAATTTTACTGCCATACAATTGGACATCGCTGCCGAACTTTTTATTGTTCTTATTCCATTTATTGTTTTTTCTGTTTTTAATTCAATTTTAGTATCTATATTTTATGTTAATAACGAATTTAGGCTGTCTTCGCTGTCATCGGGACTGAGATTTTTTGTGGCTTTGTTGTCTGGCTATTTATTGAAAAGCAATTTTGGGATTCATTCAATTGCGATTGGATATTCGGTTGGAGAATTGCTAAGGGCAATAATTATGCTCTTTAATGCGCATTGCATGGGTTTCATTCGCTTTACCTGGCCAAATTTTATTCTAACTGCAAGTGAAAAACAATATTTCAAGCATTTTTTACTTAATGCAACTGGCATGATATTTATTGGGCTGAATCCAATAATTACCAAAAGTCTTGCTTCTCAGTTTGGACCTGGTGGTGTTTCAGCTATTGAGTACAGTGAACGCCTTGGATTGCTTCCTAGCACCTTATTTGGTTTGGGCGCATCGAACGTTTTATTCGTATATTGGGCTAATACCTATAATTCGGATTCATTGTCGAATTTTAAAAGCAAATTTTATAAATCTAATTTCTATATTTGCGTAGCAATGATTATAATAATATCTATTGGTGTTTTATTTATTGACTTTTATTTGCCTCTTATTTTGCCTCCGCGTTTGCTTGGTGGTACATATGATATAAAATTGCTTATAATATTATTTATGATAATCAATTTGCCTTATATATTACAGGCTAATTTGGCAAGAGTTCAGTTTATCCGTCAGAACCAAAGATACTATGTATCTGTTCAAATTGTTTCTACATTGCTATATGCTTTGATGTCGTTTCAATTAGTTAAATTCCTAGCTCTTAAGGGACTGGTATTAAGTTGGTTCATTACAACGCTATTTCTCTTGCTAGCATATTTCTACGGATTTTTAATTTTGGGTAAATCAAATTCATGA
- a CDS encoding class I SAM-dependent methyltransferase: MGLFIDKCIVCGELSAIYDKYASSYLSLPSSVRVKKCSCGMRWLYPIPDEEDYINIYSNQYYNHDMLGKGSYNKMIKYKYTWFNLRIDHLAKKYPNHRSILDIGAATGEFIKIAKDKGYAAEGIELSEYACKEALAKNNVFLYNGTIDNYLKCNPNRLFDIVHMGHVFEHFANPDETLNSISSLLNENGILVIEVPNQFNSLEDLIRLYLIKDKIQFTSMSLHHPYFYSKSGLLALVQRHGFQVDHITTNPNGRYLNNIGYNKIILRNLFRFAELALGMGPYIELYAIKHNDHLI, encoded by the coding sequence ATGGGTTTATTTATAGATAAATGCATAGTATGTGGAGAATTATCGGCAATCTATGATAAATATGCGAGTTCATATCTTAGCCTGCCTTCTTCAGTAAGAGTTAAAAAATGTAGTTGTGGGATGAGATGGTTATACCCTATCCCTGACGAAGAAGATTACATTAATATTTATTCTAATCAATACTATAATCATGATATGCTAGGTAAAGGTTCTTACAATAAGATGATCAAGTACAAATATACTTGGTTTAATTTAAGAATAGATCATTTAGCAAAAAAATATCCGAATCATAGGAGTATATTAGATATTGGCGCGGCTACGGGTGAATTCATCAAAATTGCAAAAGACAAAGGGTATGCAGCTGAAGGTATTGAATTATCAGAATATGCTTGTAAAGAAGCCTTAGCAAAGAACAATGTTTTTTTATATAACGGGACAATTGATAATTATTTAAAATGTAATCCAAATCGATTGTTCGACATTGTGCACATGGGACATGTTTTTGAGCACTTTGCTAATCCAGATGAAACTTTGAACAGTATTAGCTCACTTTTAAATGAAAACGGAATATTAGTAATTGAGGTTCCAAACCAGTTTAATTCCTTAGAAGACTTAATTAGGCTTTACCTTATTAAAGACAAAATTCAATTTACTTCTATGTCATTACACCATCCGTACTTCTACAGCAAAAGTGGCCTTCTTGCTTTAGTGCAAAGACATGGCTTTCAAGTTGACCATATAACAACTAATCCTAACGGCAGATATCTAAACAACATTGGTTATAATAAAATCATATTGCGAAATCTATTCAGGTTTGCCGAACTGGCTCTGGGGATGGGGCCATATATAGAATTGTATGCAATAAAACATAATGACCATTTGATATGA